The sequence CTGGAAGACCTGGGCCGGCTGGAGCCCGGTACCGTGGTGCTGCTGCATGCGTGCTGCCACAACCCGACCGGAGTCGACCTGGATGCGGCGCAGTGGCAGCAGCTGGTCGACCTGCTGAAGGAGCGCCGGCTGCTGCCGTTCATCGACATGGCCTACCAGGGCTTCGCCCAGGGCGCCGATGCCGATGCCGCCGGCGTGCGCCTGCTGGCGTCGTCGGGGATCGAGGCGTTCGTGGTGGCCAACTCGTACTCGAAGTCGTTCTCGCTGTACGGCGAGCGGGTCGGCGCGCTGTCGATGGTCGGTGCCGACCGCGACGAGGTGGCGCGGCTGCTGTCGAAGATCAAGCAGACCATCCGCGCGAACTACTCCAGCCCGTCCACGCACGGCGCTGCGCTGGTCGCCGGCGTGCTCGGCAGCACGGAGTTGCATGCACGCTGGGAGCAGGAACTGGGCGGCATGCGCGAGCGCATCCATGCGATGCGCGCCGGTTTCGTCGACAAGCTGGCCGCGCTGGGTGCCGCGAATTTCGGCTTCATCAACCGCCAGGCCGGCATGTTCTCCTACTCCGGCCTGAGCAAGGCGCAGGTGCACCGGCTGCGCGACGAGCATGCGATCTACGCACTCGACAGCGGGCGCATCTGCGTGGCGGCACTGAACCGGGCCAACCTGGACACCGTCGCCGCCGCCGTGGCAGCGGTCAGCCGCTGAACTGTCCCCTTGCCGAACATCCCGTCCCCGGCCCGCACCGGGAACGGGCAGACAAATGCCTGCCTGCGGGCAACCATCATCCGGATCCTGAATGTTCTTTCGCAACCTCACGCTGTTCCGTTTTTCTCCCGCCGTCGCCACCGATCTTGACCGCCTCGACGAGGCACTGGCCGAGCACCGGCTGCGCCCGTGCGGGCCGCTGGAAATGTTCACCAAGGGCTTCGTGCCGCCGGTCGGGCGCGGCGAAGGCGAGCCACTCACGCACACGGTGAAGCACTGCACCCTGCTGACCGTGGGCGGTGAGGACAAACTGCTGCCGGCCGCGGTGATCAACGACGAGCTGCAGCGCAAGGTGCAGAAGATCGCCGAGGAAGAAGGCCGCAAGGTCGGCGGCCGCGAGCGCAAGCGGATCAAGGAGGATTTGCTGACCGAACTGCTGCCGCGCGCCTTCGTGCGCAATTCGCGCATGTCGGCCTACGTCGACAGGAAAAACGGCTGGCTGGTGCTGGACACCTCCAGCCGCAAGTCGGCCGAGAACGCGCTGAGCCAAGTCCGCGAGGCACTGGGCAGCTTCCCGGCGGTGCCGCTGGCGCCGGAGGAAGGCCCGCGCGTGCTGATGACCGACTGGCTGTCCAGCGGCAACCTGCCGGCCGGCCTGGCCCTGGGCGACGAATGCGAGCTGCGCGACTCGGCCACCGCTACCGGGGCGATCGCCCGCTGTCGCCGGCAGGACCTGGACGCCGAGGAGGTCAAGGAGCACCTGCGCAACGGCAAGCAGGTGTTCATGCTTGGTCTCACCTTCGATGAGCGGATCAGTTTCGTGCTGGGCGAGGACCTGATCGTGCGCAAGCTGAAATTCCTGGACGTGGTGATGGACGAGCTGGGCGACAGCCAGCAGGACGCCCACGCCGAGCTGGACGCCGGTTTCGCCCTGCTGACGCTGGAACTGGAGCGGTTGCTGGGCAAGCTGGAGGAGTGGTTCGGCCTGCCGCGCCCGGCCGATAGCTGAACGAAAAATCCATACCGCCGCGACGTCCGGCGCGCCATACTGGGTGTCCGGCCGCTTGCGGGCGGCGGATCCCCATCTTTGATCAGAACGGGCCAGGCGAGTAGCAGGCAGGATCATGGCGCAGCATCTGGAAGGCGATTGGCTGGAACTGGCCACGGTGAGCGGCAGCATCATCCGGGTGCTGAAGGCCGCCCATCCGCGCGCGCGCCGGCTGCGCCTCACGGTGACGCCGCAGGGCGCGCGAGTGACCTACCCACTCGGTACCCACCCGGCCCAGGTCAGTGCGTTCCTGCGCGTTCATGCCGAGTGGCTGGAGCAGAAGCTCGACGAGCTGAACCTGATCGTGGAGCCGCTGCCGCCGCTGCGCGTGGGCTATCCGTGCAGTTTCCCGCTGCGCGGCGAGACGGCCGAGCTGGACTGGGCCGAGGGCACCTACCCGAAGATCGAGCCGCACGCGGCCGGCCTCACCCTGGTGATCCCGCGTCCGCACACGCGTGCGCTGCCGATCGCCCGCGGGCTGCTCGCCTCGCACCTGGAAACGCTGATCCGCCGCGACGTCTCGCGCTGGCTGGCCGGCTACGTGCCGCAGCTGGGGCTGGCGCCGACCTCGCTGCGCATCCGTCCGATGAAAAGCCTGTGGGGCAGCCTGGACACCCGCGACCGCATCAACCTGGACCTCGCCCTGGCGCTGGCGCCGCCGGCGGCGCTGCGCTACGTGCTGGCGCACGAGCTGTGCCATCTCAAGGTGCGCAACCATTCACCGCGGTTCTGGGCGCAGGTCGAGAACCTGTTTCCGGACTGGCGCGAACAGCGCGACTGGCTGCGCCAGCACGGCGCGATCCTCAAGGCGGAACTCGACCGTCTGGTCGACGACGTGGCCGACTGACGCCCGCGTGCGGCCGGCTCAGCGGTTCCGCGGCTGGCGCACGTACTTCGTGCCCAGCAGCACATCCCACAGCGGCGAGGTGACCCCGAAGTTGCTCTCGGGGTGATAGTGGTGCACGTGATGGGCGCCGGCCCAGCGGCGCAGCAGCGGCTGCTTGAAGCGCACGTGGTGGATGATGAAGTGGCTCAGGCCGTAGACGATGTAGCCGAAGGTGATCGCGCTGGCCAGCAGCATGGCGAAGCCGGTCGGCATGAGCAGCACGAACACGCCAGCCAGCGCCAGCAGCACCGCCGGCGGCAGGAAGAACGGCAGCGAGTCGTAGCCCAGCGGCCGCGCGTGATGCAGGTCGTGGCCCTGCGCGAACAGCGGGATGCGCGTGTGGAACATCCAGCGGTGGAAGAAGTACTCGATGAAACTGAAGGCGAACAAGCCCAGGCCGAGCGCCAGCAGGGCAGTCAGCGGGCCGCCTGCATGCCGGCGCCAGCCGAGTACCAGCAACAACAGGCACAGCACGATGTCCACGCCGAGCTCGGCCCAGTAATTGGTGCGGGTGGCGGACATCCGCATCACCGCATCGACGAAGATGCGCCAGGGACTTCGCTTCATCACTTGCTGCACCGTCCTGCCTTCCTGCGCATGGGTACGCCAGACTGCGGCGTCATCACGGCATTCTCCCACGGTGTCACACGCAATTCACAATAATGGGCCAGGGAGGAGCGGATCCGTTCAGCAACCGGCGATGCTTGCGCCGTGGCTCAGTGCGACAGCGCGAAGCCGGTGAGGATCTGCGCGGTCTGTTCGGGCTTTTCCAGCATCGGCATGTGATTGCAGCCGTTGATGGTGCTGGTGCTGATCGCGCTGGCAGCGGTCAGGCCGTTGCGCAGGCTGTCCAGTGCGGAGATGTCCACGATCTTGTCATCGTGGCACCACAGGCCGAGCACCGGCATGGTCAGCTGGCCGAGCCGGTTCTGCACCGAAAGGTATTGTCCGGGCTCGCGCAATTCGTCGAAGCTGCGCTCGATGAAGGCGCGGTCGCGCTGGTTGCGCTGGATGAACACGTCGACGAAGCGGCCGGGCAGGTCGAGCGGCTTCTCGAACGCCAGCAAGCTGGCCCGCTCGAAGCCGGCACGGTCGTCGTACACGAACGGGTTCCTGCCGGCCAGCGCCTCGCGGTCGAACGTGTTCTCCTTGCCCTTCAGGCCGAATGCGTCGACCAGCGCCAGAGCAGCCACGTGCTCGGGGTGTTCGCTGGCGTACACGCCGGCGATCGCACCGCCCATCGAGTGGCCGACCAGCAGGAAGCGCTGCAGGCGCAGGGTCTGCACGAACGCGTCGAGGCGCCCGGCCTGGGCGTCGATGTTGTAGCTGGCGCCGGGCACCCGCGAGGAATCGCCCCAGCCGGGCAGGTCGGGGATGATCAGGTGGAAATGCGGCGTCAGCAGCTTCGCCGTCTCCAGCCACACGCTCTTGTCGGCGTCGAAACCGTGCAGCAGCACGATGGTCGGTCCCTGGCCGCCTTCGTAGTAGACCCAGTGTGTGTCGCCGGCCTGCACCGAATGTTTCTCCAGGTGCGCCGCCATCGCCTCGCGCGTGACGTTCGCCTGCAGCAGCCACTGCGGCGCAAACAGGTAGCTGCCACCCAGCACGATCGCCAGCAGCGCCACCAGCCACGCCAGGAATTTCAACCGGCGCAGCAGCATGCGTTTCCAGAGCGGGGTGGTGCTGTTCGTCGATGGTGGCATGAGGGTTTTCTTGGTGAGGTCTGCGGATGTCACTCCCTCCCCCTGCTTTGCAGGGGAGGGCTGGGGTGGGGTGCTCTTGATCTTGATCGAAGATCAAAAGCTACCCCCATCCCAACCTCCCCCTGCTGCGCAGGGGGAGGAGCCTGGTTACTTCGCTTTCTTTGCCTTGGCGAGGATCCCTTCGACCACCTGCTGGGTCAGCGGGTGGTAGCCGGCCCTGGCCTTGGCGTAGACCTGCTCGGCAAACGCCAGGCCTTCGGGGGTCTTCACCAGCGCCTTGTACAACGGCGTGGTCAGGTAGATGCGGCCGATGCGGGTCATGTGCTCGGCGGCGGCGTTCCACACCGCCTTGTCGCCGGCGGCGATCGCGTGGCTGTACCAGCGCATGCCGATCTCCGCGTTCGGCGTGCCGGTGAGATGCCAGGCGGCGTCCAGTTGCTGCATCTTCGCCAGCGGCGGCGCGTCGGGCAGGCGGTCGAGGAAGTACATCCATTCCTGCGTGTTCCAGCCCTTGGTGTCAAGCTTGTCGGCAGCCAGCGAGCCGGCGAGGAAGTCGCTGCGCTCGCGGTCGATCGCGTTGAAGCGCGGTGAGTCCGGCAGCGGCGCGTCCTTCGGAATGCCTTCGCCGTAGACCCAGGCCTTCACCTCGTCCCAGCCCATCTTGCCGGGATACTTCTCGATCAGGTTCGGCTTCAGGTAGTCGAGCATCTGCTCGGTGGTGATGCTCTGGAACGCGAAGTGGTGGAAGTAGCCCTTCAGGTACGCGTCGAAGTGTTCGCGGCCGAAGCGCTGCTCCAGCGTGCGCAGGAACCACGAGCCCTTGTCGTAGGCCACGTCGGACAGCGCATCGTCGGCGCCGACGCCGCGCGGATCGGGCGCCAGCTTCTGCGCGTTGGCGGCCATCGCACCGATGCTCTTCTGCAGCGCGCGGGCGGACAGCAGCGCCTCTTCGTCGGCCAGCGCCTTGCCGTACACCGCCTCGGTGATGCGGCCCTGCACGTAGGTGGTGAAACCCTCGTTGAGCCAGATATCGCGCCACGCGGCGCTGGTCACCAGGTTGCCCGACCAGGAATGCGCCAGCTCGTGCGAGACCAGCGAGACCAGGCTCTTGTCGCCGACCAGCACGGTCGGCGTGGCGAACGTCATGTTCGGGTTTTCCATGCCGCCGAACGGGAATGACGGCGGCAACACCAGGATGTCGTAGCGGCCCCAGGCATACGGGCCGTACAGTTTTTCGGTGGCGGCGATCAGCTTCTCGGTGTCCTCGAACTCGTGTGCGGCCTTGTCGACCACCGACGGTTCCGCGTAGACGGCCGAACGCGGGCCGGTCTCCTTCACCGCGAGGTCGCCGGCGGCGATCGCCAGCAAGTAGGACGGGATCGGGTGCGGCTGGTCGAACGCGAACTTGCCGTCCAGCGGATGCTTCGCGTCGTTGATTGCGCTCATCACCACGCGCACGTCTTTCGGCGCCTTGACGTTGGCGTCGTAGGTGAAGCGGATCGCCGGCGAGTCCTGCAGCGGCACCCACGAACGGGCGTGGATGGATTCGGACTGCGAGAACATGAAGGGCAGTTCCTTGTCGGCGGTCTGCGCCGGCGTCAGCCACTGCAGGCCGGACGCCGCGGGCGAGGTGGTGTAGACGATGCGCACCTGTGCCGGATGCTTCGGCGCGGCGATGGTCAGCTTGCTGCCCAGCACCTTGTCGCGCGGGGCCAGCGCGTAGGTCAGCGGGGTGGCCTTGCCGTCGGCGGCCAGCGCCTCGACGCGGGCGATCTTCAGGTCGCGCGTGTCCAGCACCAGCGACTGCGCCTTGGCGTTCTTCCAGTCCAGTTTCAGCGTGGCCTGGCCGTCGAGCTGCTGGTGCGGGAAGTCGATCGTGAGGTCGAGGTCCAGATGTGTCACGCGCACCTGGTCGGGCTGGGCGTAGGAATTGGGATCGTTGGCGTAAGCGGCCAGCGGCAGCATGAGGCTGCCGAGGGCAAGGACGGGAAGCAGGCGCATGCAGCGACTCCGGGTGCGGGGAGGCGACGAGTATGCCATCGCACGGCGCGGCTGGCCCGTGACGGAAGGCCCGTGCGCGCCGGCGGCGATTCCGGGCGAAACTTTTTTCTTGGCGGCGAAAGGTGCAAGCTTGCGGTACGGATGTCGCCATGATCGATGGCGACGCGTCGGCAGCTCGAAGCAGGGGGAGGGGATGCATGCTGATTGGCGCGGATCCACCGGTGATCGACTATTTCATCGAAGCCTTGATCGCCACCACCGGCATCGCGTTCGCCTCCGGCGTGCAGTTCGTGGTCATCGGCCTGTGGCGGCGCGGCGAGGGCATCTACCTTTCCTACGCGCTGCTGTGTGTGTGCATTGCCGCGCTGGCGCTGGGCAACGTACTGCTGCTTCGCGCCGACACGCTGGCGGCGGCCACCGAAGCGGTGCGCTGGATGATCACGGCGGCGATCGCGAGCTTCGTTCCCATGGTGGTGTTCATCCGCGCCTATGTCGGCGCCGGTACCCACTGGCGCATGCTGCTGGCGATGGGCCTGCTGACGGCGGTTTTCCTGTGGGTCAACGCGGTGGCGCCGACCACCTTGTTCTTCTCGCGACTGGAGATCGACCAGCCCATCGTGCTGCCTTGGGGCGAGCGGCTGTATCGCGTCACCGGCACCGGTTCGATCTGGGGCCTGGCATTCCATGTGGCCAGCTATGCGGTTTTCCTGTGGGCGCTCGGCCGTGCATGGGCGCAGTACCGCGGCGGCGATACGTTGCGCGCCGTGTTGCTGGGCGGTTGCCTGGTCGTGCAATTCGCCGCCCTGTTGTGGGGCGACATCGTGGTCGACCTGCTCCGCTATCGGGTTCCGTACCTGGACGCCTTCGCCTTCCTACCCTTCGTGCTGCTGATGAGCTTGTCGCTGGCCGCGCAGATGCGCCAGCGCACGGCGCAACTGGAACACGCCCGGCGGCAGCTGGAGATCGAGGAAGGCACGCGCCGCGCCGCCGAGCACAGCCTGCGCCACCTCGCCTACCACGACAGCCTGACCGGCCTGCCCAATCGCGCCAGTGCACTGAAGCGGCTGGCCGAATCGCGTGCCGACGCGCTGGCCCGTGGCGGCTGCGGCGCCTTGCTGCTGATCGACCTGGACAACTTCAAGACCATCAACGACGGCCTGGGCCATCACGTCGGCGATCGCCTGCTGCAGGCCATGGCCGAACGCCTGCTCGCCGCCGCGCCGCCCGACACGCTGCTGGCACGCCTGGGCGGGGACGAGTTCGTGTTGATGCTGGGCTTGCGCGAGCGCACGCCGCCGGACGTGCAGGCACGTGCGGAACGGATCGCGCAGGACATGATCGCGCTGGTGTCCGAGCCGGTGATGGATGGCCGGCGTGTGCTCGGGGTTGGCGCCAGCGTGGGCGTGGCGGTATACCCCGTTGGCGAGGAGGACGTGGCCGAGCTGCTGCGCCGCGCCGACATCGCGCTGTACCGGGCCAAGGCGGCCGGCCGCAACACGGTGCGGGTGTTCCTGCCGCCGATGCAGCAGGAGGCCGACCGGCGCCTGCGCCTGGAGCGCGGCCTGCGCGCGGCGCTGGAGCAGGACTGCATGGGCACGCAGTTTGCCCTGCACTTCCAGCCGCAGATCACCGCCGAAGGCGAGCTGCTGGGCGCCGAGGCGCTGCTGCGCTGGCACCACCCGCAGCTGGGCGAGGTGGCGCCGGACAAATTCATCCCGCTGGCCGAGGAAACCGGGCTGATCCACGCACTCGGCGCCTGGGTCGTCGATGAGGCCTGCGCGCACCTGCGTGCCTGGGATCGCGACGGCGTGGCCTTCGGCAAGTCCCTGGCGGTCAACGTGAGTGCCTGGCAACTCGCCCACCCGCATTACGCCGCCCGGCTCGTCGCGCAGGTGCATGCGGCCGGCGTTGCGCCGGCGCGGCTTACCCTGGAATTGACCGAGAGCGCCTTGCTGCAGGATTTCGACGGCGCCCAGGCGACGCTGCAGCAGCTCGCGGACGCGGGCTTCCGGCTGGCGCTCGACGACTTCGGCGTCGGCTACTCCTCGTTGAGCTACCTGCAGCACCTGCCGCTGGACGTCATCAAGATCGACCGCGCCTTCGTCAGCCAGCTGCAGGCCGACGCCGGCAATCCACTGGCGGGTTTCATCGTCGACGTGGCGCACCGACTGGGCATCATGGCGGTGGCCGAGGGCGTGGAAACCGCGTTCCAGCGCGATGCACTGGAACGGATGGGCTGCGACGGCCTGCAGGGCTACCTGATCAGCCGCCCGGTAGACGACGCCGGTTTCCGCCGCTGGGTGGCCGCCGGGCAGCAGGCCCCGGTGGCCTGATGCGCGCACGCGCAAGCGGCCCGCCGTGCCGTTTGCCAGGCTGGCCGCGGGCGGGGTTCAACCCCACAGAGGCGGCTTGGCCACCATCAGCCAGAAGGTGGCGATCAGCGCAAGAAAGGCGGGCCAGCCCAGCGCGAACCAGACGCGCATGCAGCGATGGTAGGCTGGCGGCAGCGCGGTGCCATCGCGCAACGCGGCGTCGGCAAGTCGGTGTGCGCGCCACTGCAGCCACAGCACCGGCAGCCAGCAGGCGCCGGCCAGCAGGTACAGCGCGATGGCAGCCTGCAGCCATGGCGTGTGCCAGTCGAAGCCCAGCAGTCGCATCAGCAGGTAGCCGGACAGCGGCTGCACGATCACCGCCGGCGTGGTGAACAGGAAGTCCGCACGCACGGTCAGTCGTGCGGCGACCGCGATCGCCGCAAGCTGGCCGCTGCGGTGGGTGAACCAGAAGAAGAAAGCGGTGCCCAGGCCGGTGCCGAACAGCAGCGTGGACGACAGAATGTGCAGCGTTTTCAGCAGCGCGTAGACGTCGCTCATCGGCGTTCTTCCGTCGCCAGCAGCAACGCCAGCGCTGCGATCAGCGGCAGGTTCTTCAGCAGGCCGCCGAACGGATCCAGCCAGTGCGCCGGCCACGCGATGCCGATGCCGAGCGTGTAGCCGAGCAGCATCGCCAGCATCGCGCCAAGCACCCACCGCGGCCGCCAGCGCAGCAGGCACAGCGCGCCCAGCAGCAGGTCGATGCTGGCGGTGGCGCGCGCCAGGGCGAGCAGGCTGCCGGCTGAAAGCGAACTGCCGGGCGCGGCGACCGCCACCTCGGCCGGCGGGGTCAGCCAGCCGACCACACCGGAACCGAGCCAGAGCACGGCGATCGACACGCGCAACAGCGGCAGGCCGAAATACAGCCGCGCGTGCCAGCGATCCTGCACCTGGCTGGGCGCCTCGGCGAGCGCGCACTGCAGCGATCGCGGCGCCAGGCCGAGGCGTTCGCGCAGGCGGTCGATGGCGCCGGCGGCGCCGACGTTGCCGCGCTCGAGCATGCGCGCCATGGTGTTGCCGAGCGGGCCGCGACCCAGCTGTTCGCCCAGCGCGCAGGCCAGCCGCACCAGCGGCGCAGGCACCGCCAGCGCGTATGCGCGCCCGAAGCCCAGCCAGCGGCGCCAGGCCCGCAGGTAGTCGCGCAAGCCCAGCACGTCGGGGCCGACCAGTTCGAGCACGTCGCCGGCAACCTGCGGCCGGGCCAGCGCGGCGACCACGGCCGCGCCGACGTCTTCGGCGGCGATCGGCTGCAGCGGCTGCCCGCCGCGGCCAGGCAGCGGCAGCAGGCCGGGCAACCCGGCCATCGCGCGCAGCAGCGAACTGCCGCCGTAGGAGCCGCGCGCGCTGTAGACCAGCGACGGACGCAGCACCAGCCAGTCCAGTGGCAGTGCCGCCAGCGCGGCATCGCCGCGATGCTTGGAGGCGATGAAGGCACCGTCGTCGGCGTGGCCCAGCGCGGAGATCTGGATCACCCGCCGCACGCCGGCCTGCACGCAGGCGTGGAACAGCGCCAGCGGCGCCTGCTCGTGCACGGCGGCGAAAGTGTCGGCGCCGCGCTCACGCAGGATGCCCGCGCAGTTGACCACCGCCTCGATGCCGGCGAGGCGGGGCAGCCAGTCATCGCTGCGCAGGTCGCGGGCCATGTCGCAGGCGATCGCCGCGAGGCCGGGAAAGCGCGTGTCGACGCGCGCGCCGCGCACCGCGCAGACCACGTCGTGGCCAGCTGCGACCAGCGCCGCGACGATGTGTGCGCCGATGAAGCCGTAGGCGCCGGTGACCAGTACGCGCATGGAGTTTCCTCGGCGCCGGTGAAGGTGGGGGAACTCAGCAGTAGCGGTCGGCCATCAGGTCGGTTGCCGCCACCAGCTTGTCCACGATCGCCGAGTCGG is a genomic window of Rhodanobacter thiooxydans containing:
- a CDS encoding aromatic amino acid transaminase, giving the protein MSFFASVEMAPGDPILGLTETYLADPRPGKINLGVGIYIDEQGRIPLLPSVREVEQALVAAAKPRGYLPIDGLPAYNRLTQQLVFGTGAPLLAAGRVATVQTVGGSGALRVAADLLKQVAGAGAKIAISNPSWGNHHAVFRTAGFVLLEYRYYDPANHGLDFAGMLEDLGRLEPGTVVLLHACCHNPTGVDLDAAQWQQLVDLLKERRLLPFIDMAYQGFAQGADADAAGVRLLASSGIEAFVVANSYSKSFSLYGERVGALSMVGADRDEVARLLSKIKQTIRANYSSPSTHGAALVAGVLGSTELHARWEQELGGMRERIHAMRAGFVDKLAALGAANFGFINRQAGMFSYSGLSKAQVHRLRDEHAIYALDSGRICVAALNRANLDTVAAAVAAVSR
- a CDS encoding recombination-associated protein RdgC, whose amino-acid sequence is MFFRNLTLFRFSPAVATDLDRLDEALAEHRLRPCGPLEMFTKGFVPPVGRGEGEPLTHTVKHCTLLTVGGEDKLLPAAVINDELQRKVQKIAEEEGRKVGGRERKRIKEDLLTELLPRAFVRNSRMSAYVDRKNGWLVLDTSSRKSAENALSQVREALGSFPAVPLAPEEGPRVLMTDWLSSGNLPAGLALGDECELRDSATATGAIARCRRQDLDAEEVKEHLRNGKQVFMLGLTFDERISFVLGEDLIVRKLKFLDVVMDELGDSQQDAHAELDAGFALLTLELERLLGKLEEWFGLPRPADS
- a CDS encoding M48 family metallopeptidase — translated: MAQHLEGDWLELATVSGSIIRVLKAAHPRARRLRLTVTPQGARVTYPLGTHPAQVSAFLRVHAEWLEQKLDELNLIVEPLPPLRVGYPCSFPLRGETAELDWAEGTYPKIEPHAAGLTLVIPRPHTRALPIARGLLASHLETLIRRDVSRWLAGYVPQLGLAPTSLRIRPMKSLWGSLDTRDRINLDLALALAPPAALRYVLAHELCHLKVRNHSPRFWAQVENLFPDWREQRDWLRQHGAILKAELDRLVDDVAD
- a CDS encoding sterol desaturase family protein, producing the protein MKRSPWRIFVDAVMRMSATRTNYWAELGVDIVLCLLLLVLGWRRHAGGPLTALLALGLGLFAFSFIEYFFHRWMFHTRIPLFAQGHDLHHARPLGYDSLPFFLPPAVLLALAGVFVLLMPTGFAMLLASAITFGYIVYGLSHFIIHHVRFKQPLLRRWAGAHHVHHYHPESNFGVTSPLWDVLLGTKYVRQPRNR
- a CDS encoding alpha/beta fold hydrolase, which gives rise to MLLRRLKFLAWLVALLAIVLGGSYLFAPQWLLQANVTREAMAAHLEKHSVQAGDTHWVYYEGGQGPTIVLLHGFDADKSVWLETAKLLTPHFHLIIPDLPGWGDSSRVPGASYNIDAQAGRLDAFVQTLRLQRFLLVGHSMGGAIAGVYASEHPEHVAALALVDAFGLKGKENTFDREALAGRNPFVYDDRAGFERASLLAFEKPLDLPGRFVDVFIQRNQRDRAFIERSFDELREPGQYLSVQNRLGQLTMPVLGLWCHDDKIVDISALDSLRNGLTAASAISTSTINGCNHMPMLEKPEQTAQILTGFALSH
- a CDS encoding M1 family metallopeptidase — translated: MRLLPVLALGSLMLPLAAYANDPNSYAQPDQVRVTHLDLDLTIDFPHQQLDGQATLKLDWKNAKAQSLVLDTRDLKIARVEALAADGKATPLTYALAPRDKVLGSKLTIAAPKHPAQVRIVYTTSPAASGLQWLTPAQTADKELPFMFSQSESIHARSWVPLQDSPAIRFTYDANVKAPKDVRVVMSAINDAKHPLDGKFAFDQPHPIPSYLLAIAAGDLAVKETGPRSAVYAEPSVVDKAAHEFEDTEKLIAATEKLYGPYAWGRYDILVLPPSFPFGGMENPNMTFATPTVLVGDKSLVSLVSHELAHSWSGNLVTSAAWRDIWLNEGFTTYVQGRITEAVYGKALADEEALLSARALQKSIGAMAANAQKLAPDPRGVGADDALSDVAYDKGSWFLRTLEQRFGREHFDAYLKGYFHHFAFQSITTEQMLDYLKPNLIEKYPGKMGWDEVKAWVYGEGIPKDAPLPDSPRFNAIDRERSDFLAGSLAADKLDTKGWNTQEWMYFLDRLPDAPPLAKMQQLDAAWHLTGTPNAEIGMRWYSHAIAAGDKAVWNAAAEHMTRIGRIYLTTPLYKALVKTPEGLAFAEQVYAKARAGYHPLTQQVVEGILAKAKKAK
- a CDS encoding putative bifunctional diguanylate cyclase/phosphodiesterase; the protein is MLIGADPPVIDYFIEALIATTGIAFASGVQFVVIGLWRRGEGIYLSYALLCVCIAALALGNVLLLRADTLAAATEAVRWMITAAIASFVPMVVFIRAYVGAGTHWRMLLAMGLLTAVFLWVNAVAPTTLFFSRLEIDQPIVLPWGERLYRVTGTGSIWGLAFHVASYAVFLWALGRAWAQYRGGDTLRAVLLGGCLVVQFAALLWGDIVVDLLRYRVPYLDAFAFLPFVLLMSLSLAAQMRQRTAQLEHARRQLEIEEGTRRAAEHSLRHLAYHDSLTGLPNRASALKRLAESRADALARGGCGALLLIDLDNFKTINDGLGHHVGDRLLQAMAERLLAAAPPDTLLARLGGDEFVLMLGLRERTPPDVQARAERIAQDMIALVSEPVMDGRRVLGVGASVGVAVYPVGEEDVAELLRRADIALYRAKAAGRNTVRVFLPPMQQEADRRLRLERGLRAALEQDCMGTQFALHFQPQITAEGELLGAEALLRWHHPQLGEVAPDKFIPLAEETGLIHALGAWVVDEACAHLRAWDRDGVAFGKSLAVNVSAWQLAHPHYAARLVAQVHAAGVAPARLTLELTESALLQDFDGAQATLQQLADAGFRLALDDFGVGYSSLSYLQHLPLDVIKIDRAFVSQLQADAGNPLAGFIVDVAHRLGIMAVAEGVETAFQRDALERMGCDGLQGYLISRPVDDAGFRRWVAAGQQAPVA
- a CDS encoding DUF2269 family protein; its protein translation is MSDVYALLKTLHILSSTLLFGTGLGTAFFFWFTHRSGQLAAIAVAARLTVRADFLFTTPAVIVQPLSGYLLMRLLGFDWHTPWLQAAIALYLLAGACWLPVLWLQWRAHRLADAALRDGTALPPAYHRCMRVWFALGWPAFLALIATFWLMVAKPPLWG
- a CDS encoding SDR family oxidoreductase — protein: MRVLVTGAYGFIGAHIVAALVAAGHDVVCAVRGARVDTRFPGLAAIACDMARDLRSDDWLPRLAGIEAVVNCAGILRERGADTFAAVHEQAPLALFHACVQAGVRRVIQISALGHADDGAFIASKHRGDAALAALPLDWLVLRPSLVYSARGSYGGSSLLRAMAGLPGLLPLPGRGGQPLQPIAAEDVGAAVVAALARPQVAGDVLELVGPDVLGLRDYLRAWRRWLGFGRAYALAVPAPLVRLACALGEQLGRGPLGNTMARMLERGNVGAAGAIDRLRERLGLAPRSLQCALAEAPSQVQDRWHARLYFGLPLLRVSIAVLWLGSGVVGWLTPPAEVAVAAPGSSLSAGSLLALARATASIDLLLGALCLLRWRPRWVLGAMLAMLLGYTLGIGIAWPAHWLDPFGGLLKNLPLIAALALLLATEERR